The Candidatus Koribacter versatilis Ellin345 genome has a segment encoding these proteins:
- a CDS encoding alpha/beta hydrolase family protein: MLLPVSDGVVQGVLHLPESRSGDGLVLTHGAGANHQAPVLVAVATAFERLGFVVLRFDLPFRQKRPHGPPPRGSAEEDQQGLRQAAAFLRTQAANRIFLGGHSYGGRQASMLAASQPEIAAALLLLSYPLHPPDRPTQMRTAHFPDLRTPALFVHGKRDGFCTHEELVEATRLVPARTEILEIEAAGHELLSKRNADALPALIANSFQRFIG; this comes from the coding sequence GTGCTTTTACCCGTCAGCGATGGCGTTGTTCAAGGCGTGCTTCATCTCCCCGAGAGCCGCTCCGGAGACGGGCTTGTGTTGACACATGGCGCCGGAGCTAACCACCAGGCCCCGGTGCTGGTCGCGGTGGCGACGGCATTCGAGAGGCTGGGCTTTGTCGTGCTCCGATTCGATCTGCCGTTCCGGCAAAAGCGCCCGCATGGACCGCCTCCGCGCGGCAGCGCCGAAGAGGACCAGCAAGGACTGCGACAGGCAGCTGCTTTCCTGCGCACCCAGGCCGCAAATCGCATCTTTCTCGGCGGCCATTCCTACGGTGGACGCCAGGCGTCGATGCTTGCGGCTTCGCAACCGGAGATTGCTGCGGCGCTACTATTGTTGTCTTATCCGCTGCATCCGCCAGATCGGCCCACGCAAATGCGCACCGCCCACTTTCCCGACCTGCGCACCCCGGCGCTGTTCGTCCACGGCAAGCGCGACGGATTTTGCACCCACGAAGAATTAGTCGAGGCAACCAGGCTCGTGCCCGCCCGCACCGAGATCCTGGAGATCGAAGCGGCCGGACATGAACTGTTATCCAAGCGGAACGCGGACGCGTTGCCGGCCCTTATCGCAAATTCGTTCCAGAGGTTTATTGGCTAG
- a CDS encoding VOC family protein, translating to MDSVQVEQKTFEMPPREGMSIAHFLTVKDIERSARYYEKVFGAKILSMGDGNAPAYLLLANIWMILNVGGGPTPDKPTVTLSVPDPKHINSFMNFRVADIQACYELWKSRGAEFITEPIPKYGEIRCYIRDLDGYIIEVGQSTDLTYG from the coding sequence ATGGACAGCGTACAAGTGGAACAGAAGACCTTCGAGATGCCTCCGCGAGAGGGGATGAGCATCGCGCATTTTCTCACCGTGAAGGACATTGAGCGCTCGGCCCGCTACTACGAAAAGGTCTTCGGCGCGAAGATTCTGAGCATGGGAGACGGCAACGCTCCGGCGTACCTTCTGCTCGCAAATATCTGGATGATCCTGAACGTAGGCGGCGGCCCGACACCCGACAAGCCGACGGTAACGCTCAGCGTCCCCGACCCGAAACACATCAACAGCTTTATGAATTTCCGCGTTGCCGACATTCAAGCCTGCTACGAGCTTTGGAAAAGCCGCGGCGCTGAGTTCATCACCGAGCCAATTCCCAAGTACGGCGAGATTCGCTGCTACATCCGCGACCTTGACGGCTACATCATCGAGGTCGGACAGAGCACTGATCTCACCTACGGGTAA
- a CDS encoding alpha/beta hydrolase, translating to MDESKANGMSRRRLLELAGFSTGAALLAGLPLFAAENGNAASSPTADASFGTLRQIDAGDLNIGYAEAGPADGPAVILLHGWPYDIHSFVEVTPLLAAAGYHVVVPYLRGYGTTRFLSSDTPRNGQQSAVAFDVIHLMDALKIQKAIIAGFDWGARTCAVMATLWPERCKAIVSVSGYLVSNPVVAKVAPFAPGAALAFWYQYYFATDLGRTGYAKYLHDFNKLIWKTASPKWNFDDAIYERSAAAFDNPDHVDIVIHNYRWRIALADGERKYDDLEKRLAEGPPITVPTITMEGESNGALHAPAETYRGKFSGKYEYRLVGGGVGHNLPQEAPKEFAKAVIDVDRF from the coding sequence ATGGACGAATCAAAAGCAAACGGCATGTCACGCCGGCGTCTCCTGGAGTTGGCGGGGTTTTCAACGGGAGCAGCATTGCTCGCAGGGCTGCCGCTCTTCGCCGCGGAAAATGGAAACGCGGCGTCGAGCCCGACAGCCGACGCTTCGTTTGGAACATTGCGGCAGATCGATGCCGGCGATCTGAATATCGGTTACGCGGAAGCGGGCCCGGCGGATGGTCCGGCGGTGATTCTCCTGCACGGCTGGCCCTACGACATCCATAGCTTTGTCGAGGTCACTCCGCTCCTGGCTGCGGCTGGATACCACGTCGTGGTTCCGTACCTGCGCGGTTATGGGACGACGCGTTTTCTTTCCAGCGATACGCCCCGCAATGGCCAGCAATCGGCCGTCGCTTTCGACGTCATCCATTTGATGGATGCGCTCAAGATCCAGAAAGCGATTATTGCCGGCTTTGATTGGGGCGCGCGCACGTGCGCCGTCATGGCGACGCTGTGGCCGGAACGCTGCAAGGCGATCGTATCGGTGAGTGGCTATCTCGTCAGCAACCCTGTCGTCGCCAAGGTGGCGCCCTTTGCGCCCGGTGCTGCGCTGGCGTTCTGGTATCAGTACTATTTCGCCACCGATCTTGGCCGCACCGGTTATGCGAAGTACCTCCACGATTTCAATAAGCTCATCTGGAAGACCGCTTCTCCGAAGTGGAATTTCGACGATGCCATATACGAGCGCAGTGCCGCGGCTTTCGACAACCCGGACCATGTGGACATCGTCATCCATAACTATCGCTGGCGGATTGCCCTGGCCGATGGCGAGCGCAAATACGACGACCTGGAAAAACGGCTCGCCGAAGGTCCTCCCATCACCGTGCCGACCATCACCATGGAGGGCGAGTCGAATGGCGCGCTGCACGCGCCCGCCGAAACCTATCGCGGGAAGTTCTCAGGCAAGTATGAATACCGACTGGTTGGGGGCGGTGTCGGCCACAACCTGCCGCAGGAAGCTCCGAAAGAGTTTGCGAAGGCTGTGATTGACGTCGATCGGTTCTGA
- a CDS encoding ThuA domain-containing protein, with amino-acid sequence MIKRAVFVVALFVLFALKVAQAQTSPRFHVLAFYTTETEPDHVQFAQQALDYFRELGHLNNFDFDATADWSELNGDTLKKYQLVVWLNGAPTKPEQRAAFEQYMTNGGAWLGFHFSGYNDESTHWPWFVDFMGGAVFYDNSWPPMPAKIRVDAREHPATAGLPESYVAPNNEWYIWTPSPRLSKDVQVLLTLDPANYPLGLKGILTQGDLPIVWTNTRYKMVYMNIGHGDRIFTSDIQNRLIANATFWLTSGKAAPQKTVAKNEFPPAVGTEISLRGVAVNPKTSKVYAVNTVNGTVTVVDAVTRIAKTVKVGAGPEALDINPQTNKIYVANTGSASISVIDGNTDSATATIPVGNFPYRIAANPASDKIYISKTFGDAMIVIDGKTNTTQSMAKGSAADIIAVNAEANKLYFVHYEGNDVTVLNGATNAAIQVPAGNHIWGATVDPSTDRAYFSLTGASRIAVLDGKTNTVTYVPTGEFPCAIAADVVNHRVYVANYATGSVSVIDSSNNNLLATVAVAQHPQAVAIDPVNKRVYVASTVGNSVTVIDEKTNAVVGTVKTDSRPYAIAVDSQTDTAFVAGVGGKLVLVEGKSLKVVTVGN; translated from the coding sequence ATGATTAAACGCGCAGTGTTCGTTGTGGCGCTGTTCGTACTTTTCGCTCTCAAAGTGGCGCAGGCGCAAACGTCGCCGCGCTTCCATGTGCTCGCCTTCTATACGACCGAGACCGAGCCGGACCACGTGCAATTCGCGCAGCAGGCGCTCGATTATTTTCGCGAGCTGGGGCATCTCAACAATTTTGATTTCGACGCGACCGCGGATTGGAGCGAACTCAACGGCGACACGCTGAAGAAATATCAGCTTGTCGTGTGGCTCAATGGCGCTCCGACCAAGCCCGAACAGCGGGCTGCATTTGAGCAATACATGACCAATGGCGGCGCATGGCTCGGCTTCCATTTCTCCGGCTACAACGACGAGAGTACGCACTGGCCATGGTTCGTGGACTTTATGGGCGGCGCTGTTTTCTACGACAACAGCTGGCCTCCGATGCCCGCGAAAATCCGCGTTGATGCGCGCGAGCATCCAGCGACCGCGGGTCTTCCGGAGTCCTACGTCGCGCCTAATAACGAGTGGTATATCTGGACGCCAAGCCCGCGGCTCAGCAAGGATGTGCAGGTCCTGCTTACGCTCGATCCCGCAAACTATCCGCTCGGGCTGAAAGGAATTCTTACCCAGGGCGACCTGCCGATCGTATGGACGAACACGCGCTACAAGATGGTCTACATGAACATTGGGCACGGTGACAGGATCTTCACCAGTGACATTCAGAATCGCCTGATTGCGAATGCTACATTTTGGTTGACGAGTGGCAAAGCAGCCCCGCAGAAGACAGTCGCGAAAAATGAGTTTCCGCCTGCGGTCGGCACCGAGATCAGCCTGCGCGGCGTCGCCGTCAATCCCAAGACCAGCAAAGTGTATGCGGTGAACACAGTGAACGGCACCGTGACGGTCGTGGATGCGGTGACTCGTATTGCCAAGACGGTCAAAGTCGGCGCGGGTCCCGAAGCCCTCGACATCAATCCGCAGACTAACAAGATCTATGTCGCCAACACCGGCAGCGCCAGCATCAGTGTGATTGACGGCAACACCGACAGCGCCACCGCGACGATTCCTGTCGGCAACTTTCCGTATCGAATCGCCGCCAATCCTGCGAGTGACAAAATTTATATTTCGAAGACCTTCGGGGACGCCATGATCGTCATCGACGGCAAGACGAACACCACCCAATCCATGGCGAAGGGAAGTGCGGCCGACATCATCGCCGTAAACGCCGAGGCGAACAAACTTTACTTCGTCCACTACGAAGGGAACGACGTCACCGTTCTTAACGGCGCCACCAATGCAGCGATCCAGGTTCCCGCAGGCAACCACATCTGGGGCGCGACGGTCGATCCGTCCACGGATCGCGCCTACTTCTCGCTCACGGGCGCGTCGCGTATTGCGGTGCTGGATGGCAAGACGAATACCGTCACTTATGTTCCAACCGGTGAGTTCCCGTGTGCGATTGCGGCGGATGTTGTGAATCACCGCGTCTACGTGGCTAACTACGCGACCGGCAGCGTGAGCGTGATTGACAGCAGCAACAACAATCTCCTTGCGACCGTTGCAGTTGCCCAGCACCCGCAGGCAGTCGCCATCGATCCTGTGAACAAGCGCGTTTATGTCGCGAGCACGGTAGGAAATTCAGTGACGGTGATTGATGAGAAGACGAACGCGGTTGTGGGAACCGTGAAGACGGACAGTCGTCCTTATGCGATTGCAGTGGATTCGCAGACGGATACTGCATTTGTGGCGGGAGTGGGCGGTAAGCTGGTGCTCGTCGAGGGGAAAAGCCTGAAAGTGGTGACCGTGGGGAACTAA
- a CDS encoding helix-turn-helix domain-containing protein → MKRHVLIFGLVGGLLIATLQYTEYRFIVIEHSFEIYGALVAVLFAAFGIWLGLRITRRRETIRETVVVKEVLVPAEAGPFAPDTARQQELGITAREMEILTLVAHGLSNREIATQLFVSENTVKTHCARAFDKLGAARRTQAVQRGKELGLLP, encoded by the coding sequence ATGAAGCGCCACGTTCTCATCTTTGGTCTCGTCGGCGGCCTGCTCATCGCCACGCTGCAATACACGGAATACCGCTTTATCGTCATAGAGCATTCGTTTGAAATTTACGGGGCGCTGGTCGCGGTTCTCTTTGCGGCGTTTGGGATATGGCTGGGGCTTCGCATCACCCGCCGCCGCGAGACCATTCGCGAAACCGTTGTCGTCAAGGAAGTCCTGGTTCCGGCGGAAGCCGGCCCCTTCGCGCCCGATACGGCCCGTCAGCAGGAACTGGGGATCACGGCACGGGAGATGGAAATTCTTACCCTGGTGGCCCACGGCCTCAGCAATCGCGAGATCGCAACCCAGCTTTTCGTTTCCGAAAACACGGTCAAGACGCACTGTGCCCGCGCCTTCGACAAGCTCGGCGCCGCCCGTCGGACCCAGGCCGTCCAGCGCGGCAAAGAACTAGGCCTGCTGCCGTGA
- a CDS encoding TIGR03768 family metallophosphoesterase, which translates to MLSFPIPAQPSGPNSGTGLCPTELPLISKYSEYGYGNYTYGGPLRIESRYDIMPDGYGLSKPARLKQFANFFATADVHMTDKETPNQIIYLQQEDPVYGAPGTSIYSPVMLYTTHVLDAAMQTVNALHKQAPFDFGICLGDVCNSSQYNELRWYIDVMDGKRITPSSGAHLGASTIDYQKPYKAAGLDPSIPWYQVLGNHDHFWLGSAAVDGDPTVDLRSAFIGSKVWAVGDLLVPNPEHFPCLHDTSASFKQPTFHMGVLDGSTPTGTIIGAGAAGSMNPPAVVADANRRSLLRAEWIQEFFNSTSSPVGHGFGLVDGSLGSGFACYSFVPKSDIPLKVIVLDDTQSENDGSHDIHGHGFLDATRWTWLQKELAAGQAAHQLMIIAAHIPIAVAAIGSEFEWWESALDPNAALQNAVSLTDMVAVLQNTPNLLLWISGHLHQNTVKAFMPPVGGVAESGFWEVEVSSLRDFPQQFRTFEIYLNSDYTVSIVTTNVDPAVADGSPAAKSRMYAVATQQIIQPNQAPNCQNVQLAYGKIPVDTMDPSRPQDNATDASIVYGSVPGVPYCASYNAELFKQLSPSMVSVLKKQFSA; encoded by the coding sequence ATGTTGTCGTTTCCAATACCGGCGCAACCTTCCGGTCCGAACTCGGGTACGGGGCTGTGTCCCACCGAACTGCCGCTGATTTCGAAGTACAGCGAATATGGGTACGGGAACTATACGTACGGCGGGCCGCTGCGGATCGAGTCGCGCTACGACATTATGCCGGATGGGTATGGGCTGTCGAAACCGGCGCGGCTGAAGCAGTTCGCGAATTTCTTTGCCACGGCCGATGTCCACATGACGGACAAGGAAACGCCCAACCAGATTATTTATCTGCAACAAGAAGACCCGGTGTATGGCGCGCCGGGAACCTCCATCTATTCGCCGGTGATGTTGTACACGACCCACGTGCTGGACGCCGCGATGCAGACGGTGAATGCGCTGCATAAGCAAGCGCCCTTCGACTTTGGAATATGCCTGGGCGATGTTTGCAATAGCAGTCAGTACAACGAACTGCGGTGGTACATCGACGTGATGGACGGCAAGCGGATCACGCCGAGTTCCGGGGCGCACCTGGGCGCGAGCACAATCGATTACCAAAAGCCGTATAAGGCCGCGGGGCTTGATCCATCGATACCGTGGTACCAGGTGCTGGGCAATCACGATCACTTTTGGCTGGGCAGTGCCGCTGTGGACGGCGATCCGACGGTCGATTTGCGATCGGCATTTATCGGCTCCAAGGTGTGGGCGGTTGGCGATTTGCTGGTCCCAAATCCCGAGCACTTCCCGTGCCTGCACGACACCAGCGCGAGTTTCAAGCAGCCAACGTTCCACATGGGCGTACTCGACGGTTCGACACCGACCGGCACGATTATCGGTGCAGGTGCGGCTGGCTCGATGAATCCACCTGCGGTGGTTGCCGATGCGAACCGGCGCTCGCTGTTGCGAGCGGAGTGGATCCAGGAATTCTTCAACTCCACGAGTAGCCCCGTGGGCCACGGGTTCGGCCTTGTGGATGGTTCGTTGGGCAGCGGATTTGCCTGTTATAGCTTCGTGCCGAAGTCTGACATCCCGCTCAAGGTCATCGTTCTGGACGATACGCAATCGGAGAACGACGGCTCGCACGATATTCACGGCCATGGCTTTTTGGATGCGACGCGTTGGACGTGGCTGCAAAAGGAACTTGCGGCTGGGCAGGCGGCGCATCAATTGATGATTATCGCGGCGCACATCCCGATCGCGGTAGCAGCGATTGGCTCGGAATTCGAATGGTGGGAGTCGGCGCTGGACCCGAATGCCGCCTTGCAGAATGCGGTGTCGTTGACGGATATGGTTGCAGTGCTGCAGAACACACCGAACCTTCTGCTGTGGATCTCCGGGCACCTGCACCAGAACACGGTGAAGGCATTTATGCCGCCCGTGGGAGGGGTTGCGGAGAGCGGTTTCTGGGAAGTCGAAGTGTCGTCGCTTCGGGATTTCCCGCAGCAGTTCCGCACGTTCGAGATTTATCTCAACAGCGACTACACGGTATCGATTGTGACGACGAACGTGGACCCCGCAGTGGCCGATGGATCTCCGGCAGCGAAGTCGCGCATGTATGCTGTTGCCACCCAACAGATCATTCAGCCGAACCAGGCTCCGAATTGCCAGAACGTGCAACTGGCTTACGGCAAGATTCCGGTGGACACCATGGACCCGAGCCGGCCGCAGGACAACGCAACCGATGCAAGCATCGTGTACGGATCGGTGCCGGGTGTGCCGTACTGCGCGTCGTACAACGCGGAACTCTTCAAGCAGTTGAGTCCGAGCATGGTAAGCGTGTTGAAGAAACAATTTTCGGCGTAG
- a CDS encoding DUF4199 domain-containing protein has protein sequence MKKTVLTFGLIAGVIISVLIGGSLLIADKIGSGHSMALGYTIMVASFLLVYFGIRSYRDNNLGGQISFGRAFGCGILITLITTVCYVAMWEVLYFNFMPHFMDGYFAAQIHKVQASGLDSATVAAQVAAIQHSQQLYQNPLVNAAYTLMEPLPVGIIITLISAAVLRRKARGQTAGARAVMTA, from the coding sequence ATGAAGAAAACCGTTCTCACCTTCGGCCTTATCGCCGGCGTCATCATCTCCGTCCTGATAGGCGGCTCGCTGCTCATCGCAGACAAGATCGGCAGCGGCCACAGCATGGCTCTCGGCTACACCATCATGGTGGCGTCGTTCCTGTTGGTGTACTTCGGCATCCGGAGCTACCGCGACAACAACCTCGGCGGCCAGATTTCCTTCGGACGGGCGTTCGGCTGCGGCATCCTTATTACGCTGATCACTACGGTCTGCTACGTCGCCATGTGGGAGGTGCTGTATTTCAACTTCATGCCACATTTTATGGACGGCTACTTCGCCGCGCAGATCCACAAGGTCCAGGCCTCGGGGCTTGACTCCGCCACCGTTGCCGCGCAGGTCGCTGCGATCCAGCACTCGCAACAGCTCTATCAGAACCCGTTGGTCAACGCGGCTTATACGTTGATGGAGCCGCTACCGGTGGGCATCATCATTACTCTCATCTCGGCTGCCGTGCTGCGGCGGAAAGCGCGTGGGCAAACTGCGGGCGCTCGTGCGGTGATGACTGCGTAA
- a CDS encoding cellulose synthase family protein has product MRPLSTEILAAFSVSQAHGAQHWIRTHVLDTTFKGLYQANAFDLCLLIPYFIVLIILAAYGVHRYQLVWMYYRNRKNKTTDPPQHFAELPRVTVQLPIFNEQYVIDRLVEAVCKLDYPKDKLDIQVLDDSTDETVEVAREVVERYAALGNPISYIHRTNRHGFKAGALQEGMAVCKGEFIAIFDADFVPPADFLQKCIHHFAEPEIGMVQTRWTHLNRNYSFLTEVEAILLDGHFVLEHGGRSRKGVFFNFNGTAGMWRKQAIEEAGGWQHDTLTEDTDLSYRAQVKGWRFKYLQDVECPAELPIEMTAFKTQQARWAKGLIQCSKKVLPFLYRSDVPRRVKVEAWYHLTANISYPLMIVLSALMLPAMVLRFYQGWFQMLYIDMPLFLASTFSISSFYLVSQKELYPKTWLRTFMYLPALMALGIGLTVTNTKAVLEAIVGKQSAFARTPKYRVTNKGEKSIAAKKYRKRLGIIPWIELAIGTWFAACVWYAVSRENYITVPFLCLFVFGYWYTGLMSLLQGRFDSLMGRTASPETHTKPFPVGV; this is encoded by the coding sequence GTGCGTCCCCTGAGCACCGAAATCCTGGCAGCTTTCTCTGTCTCACAGGCACACGGAGCGCAACATTGGATCCGCACGCACGTCCTCGACACCACGTTTAAAGGCCTTTACCAAGCCAACGCCTTCGACCTCTGCCTTCTCATTCCGTACTTCATCGTCCTCATTATTCTTGCCGCGTATGGCGTGCATCGGTACCAGCTCGTCTGGATGTACTACCGCAATCGCAAGAATAAGACGACTGACCCGCCGCAGCACTTCGCCGAGTTGCCGCGCGTCACCGTGCAGTTGCCGATCTTCAACGAACAGTACGTCATTGACCGCCTCGTAGAAGCCGTTTGCAAGCTCGACTACCCGAAGGACAAGCTCGACATCCAGGTCCTCGACGACTCCACCGACGAGACCGTCGAAGTTGCGCGCGAGGTGGTGGAGCGCTATGCCGCGCTTGGCAACCCGATCTCTTATATTCATCGGACGAACCGCCACGGCTTCAAGGCGGGCGCACTTCAGGAAGGTATGGCCGTCTGCAAGGGCGAGTTCATCGCCATCTTCGACGCCGACTTCGTGCCGCCCGCAGACTTTCTACAGAAGTGCATTCACCACTTCGCCGAGCCGGAAATCGGTATGGTGCAAACGCGCTGGACGCACCTGAACCGCAACTACTCGTTCCTCACCGAAGTTGAGGCCATCCTCCTTGACGGCCACTTCGTGCTTGAGCACGGCGGCCGCTCCCGCAAGGGCGTCTTTTTCAACTTCAACGGCACCGCCGGCATGTGGCGCAAGCAGGCCATTGAAGAAGCTGGTGGCTGGCAGCACGACACCCTGACCGAAGACACCGATCTCAGCTATCGCGCGCAGGTAAAGGGTTGGCGGTTCAAGTATCTGCAGGATGTCGAGTGCCCCGCGGAATTGCCGATCGAAATGACGGCCTTCAAAACCCAGCAGGCGCGTTGGGCGAAGGGGCTTATCCAGTGCTCGAAAAAAGTGTTGCCGTTCTTGTACCGCAGCGACGTGCCGCGGCGCGTAAAAGTCGAAGCCTGGTATCACCTCACCGCCAACATTAGTTATCCGCTGATGATCGTTCTATCGGCCCTCATGCTTCCGGCGATGGTGCTGCGCTTCTACCAGGGCTGGTTTCAAATGCTCTACATTGATATGCCGCTGTTCCTGGCATCCACGTTCAGCATCTCGAGCTTCTATCTAGTCTCGCAAAAAGAACTCTATCCAAAGACGTGGCTGCGGACATTCATGTATCTGCCCGCACTCATGGCGCTCGGGATCGGCCTGACGGTGACGAATACAAAGGCCGTGCTGGAAGCCATCGTCGGCAAGCAGTCGGCCTTCGCACGTACGCCTAAATATCGCGTCACCAACAAGGGCGAGAAATCCATCGCCGCAAAGAAGTATCGCAAGCGCCTCGGCATCATTCCCTGGATCGAACTGGCGATCGGCACGTGGTTCGCCGCGTGCGTGTGGTACGCCGTCAGCCGCGAGAACTACATTACAGTTCCCTTCCTCTGCTTGTTTGTCTTCGGTTACTGGTACACAGGACTGATGTCACTCCTGCAAGGCCGCTTCGATTCGCTCATGGGCCGCACCGCCAGCCCGGAAACCCACACCAAGCCCTTCCCCGTCGGCGTGTAG
- a CDS encoding ThuA domain-containing protein: MNERPSAITLRAVYSALFLLIAITTAGLGQASAPKFRVIALAEHGGIHQPFVDAAKQWLGDLSKQENFSVDYIEDTEKIDDDFLSHYQLFIQLNYPPYMWTPKAMAAFQKYIEQGRGGWIGFHHATLLGEFDGYAMWPWFHEFMGGIRWKDYIAKFATAKVVVEDAKHPVLQGVPASFMIENEEWYTYDRSPRPNVHVLAHVDESTYKPDTKTKMGDHPVIWSNERMKARNIYIFMGHHPELFQNEAFTTIFKNSILWAAHP, from the coding sequence TTGAACGAACGGCCATCGGCGATAACACTCCGTGCGGTTTACTCCGCCCTCTTTCTGCTGATTGCAATCACGACGGCGGGTCTTGGGCAGGCCTCGGCGCCCAAGTTCCGCGTGATCGCTCTCGCGGAGCACGGAGGGATTCATCAGCCGTTTGTGGACGCGGCGAAGCAATGGCTCGGTGACCTTTCGAAGCAAGAGAACTTCTCGGTGGATTACATCGAGGACACGGAGAAGATCGACGACGACTTTCTCTCGCATTACCAGCTTTTTATTCAACTCAACTACCCGCCCTATATGTGGACGCCGAAGGCGATGGCAGCCTTCCAGAAATACATTGAGCAGGGAAGAGGCGGCTGGATTGGATTTCACCACGCCACGTTGCTTGGTGAATTTGACGGCTACGCCATGTGGCCGTGGTTCCACGAGTTCATGGGCGGTATTCGTTGGAAGGATTACATCGCAAAGTTCGCGACCGCCAAGGTCGTGGTGGAAGACGCGAAACATCCGGTGCTGCAAGGAGTGCCGGCGAGCTTCATGATCGAGAACGAAGAGTGGTACACCTATGATCGGTCGCCGCGACCCAATGTGCACGTGCTGGCGCATGTGGATGAGTCCACGTACAAGCCTGACACGAAGACGAAGATGGGAGACCATCCGGTGATCTGGAGCAACGAGCGCATGAAGGCGCGGAACATTTACATCTTTATGGGACACCATCCGGAGCTGTTCCAGAACGAAGCTTTCACAACGATCTTCAAGAACTCCATTCTGTGGGCTGCCCATCCATGA
- a CDS encoding glucosamine-6-phosphate deaminase: MDIRIFPNRNAMAAAAAEQAAGAIRKALAAKGNARIVAATAASQKEFLENLTSAAEIDWANVEAFHLDEYVGLPISHPGSFRKMLKEQLVEKTGIKNYHLLHGDGDIAEVLREKNAALSSAPIDIMFLGIGENGHLAFNDPPADFEVEDPYLVVQLDEACRQQQVGEAWFSDISQVPERAISMSIKQILKAKELLAVVPGPKKADAICACFNSGVSPMAPASILRRHSNATVYLDRESAALLHPRDGAIHVTFER, translated from the coding sequence ATGGACATCAGGATCTTCCCCAATCGCAACGCGATGGCAGCGGCCGCCGCCGAACAAGCCGCTGGCGCGATTCGCAAGGCACTGGCTGCGAAAGGCAACGCACGCATCGTCGCGGCAACAGCTGCCTCGCAAAAAGAGTTCCTCGAAAACCTAACCTCGGCCGCAGAAATTGATTGGGCGAACGTCGAGGCCTTCCATCTCGATGAATACGTCGGCCTCCCAATCTCGCATCCGGGCAGCTTTCGCAAAATGCTGAAGGAACAATTGGTCGAGAAGACCGGCATCAAGAACTATCACCTGCTCCACGGAGACGGCGACATCGCCGAAGTTCTGCGCGAAAAAAACGCAGCTCTCAGCTCCGCCCCGATCGACATCATGTTTCTCGGCATCGGCGAAAACGGGCATCTCGCGTTCAACGATCCTCCCGCCGATTTTGAAGTCGAAGATCCATACCTGGTGGTGCAACTTGATGAAGCATGTCGCCAACAGCAAGTAGGCGAAGCGTGGTTCTCCGACATCTCACAAGTTCCCGAGCGAGCAATTTCAATGTCGATAAAGCAGATTCTCAAGGCGAAGGAGTTGCTTGCCGTTGTGCCGGGTCCGAAAAAGGCGGACGCAATCTGCGCCTGCTTCAATAGTGGCGTCTCGCCCATGGCGCCTGCATCCATCCTGCGCCGCCACTCCAACGCAACCGTGTATCTCGACCGCGAGTCGGCCGCGTTGCTGCATCCGCGTGACGGCGCGATCCACGTGACCTTCGAAAGATGA